Proteins encoded in a region of the Acidobacteriota bacterium genome:
- a CDS encoding serine/threonine-protein kinase, giving the protein MRAGYNRHYQSMQAGVTLGPYEIVAPLGAGGMGEVYRARDRRLNRDVAIKVLPAAVTSDPTRLRRFETEARSAGQLSHPNILAVFDFGVAEGAPYLVTELLEGETLRARLTPAIALPPRKAIEIAQQVARGLAAAHAKGIIHRDLKPENIFLTRDGQAKILDFGLAKVAETVSDDAETVAAGQVTSAGQVLGTAGYMSPEQVRGQAADARSDLFALGAILYEMLTGRRAFQRDTAAETMTAVLKEEPAEITAAPDTLAPALQRVVDHCLEKDPAARFQSARDLEFALAALTGSSSTRTAALAALPAPRRQVPMLAAVALTAVVVGLAVFFAMRPAPSAHWHFTAVTNFPGVQAQPVFSPDGRSVAFTSNEDGHYNIYVALLSGGTPAEVTHGPNAKQHPAWSPDGATLAYARLNHSGLSDIWEVPALGGTPRRVVPDAAEPSFTRDGDLVYEHDGAVWEASSGGENPHQIVGIPPGDTEVVYPRLSPDGRYVAFSTANYTSGPYRDLAVANLASGKIRVLTTTGLATSPVWTPDSHTIYFAYNGSGAMNLWKIHVDGSGLQQITSGEGDDADLDISADGKRIIFDTMHVGIGLAEVNLQTPVNQQTPQMLHVDPARWLWGPQYSPDGKRLAYFAALKGVVSESIGVANADGSGAVPLVEDQREDIFPVWSQDGQSLYFVSMYPHAIRTVPVAGGSPRTLYRLPTTASYYLSVGRDGRILFQNGNTLDVLNPDGKVQAIGALPAGADLLAWSPDQRQVAYRLTARRANDPAAGLWVTDLHAPPRQIFQGSVNRAVSAAGSLYVLQAQADLGTVLWKLSWDGRGRTQVSTRIVPLWDANYNDVGVVNYVAVSPDGNQAVFQDEPGLSENIGLLTLASPKSRQ; this is encoded by the coding sequence ATGCGCGCGGGGTATAATCGCCACTACCAGTCTATGCAGGCGGGAGTCACTCTCGGACCGTATGAGATCGTGGCGCCGCTGGGCGCGGGCGGAATGGGCGAAGTCTATCGTGCCCGCGACCGGCGCCTGAACCGCGACGTGGCGATCAAGGTGCTGCCGGCGGCGGTGACAAGCGATCCCACGCGGCTGCGGCGCTTTGAGACCGAAGCGCGCTCGGCGGGTCAGCTCAGTCATCCCAATATTCTTGCCGTGTTCGACTTCGGCGTGGCCGAGGGCGCGCCTTATCTGGTGACGGAGCTGCTGGAGGGCGAGACGCTGCGCGCGCGGCTCACGCCGGCGATCGCGTTGCCGCCGCGGAAAGCGATTGAGATAGCGCAGCAGGTGGCGCGCGGGCTGGCGGCGGCGCACGCCAAGGGCATCATTCACCGCGACCTCAAGCCGGAAAATATCTTTCTCACGCGCGACGGCCAAGCCAAGATTCTGGATTTCGGCCTGGCCAAAGTGGCTGAGACGGTCAGTGACGACGCCGAGACCGTAGCCGCCGGTCAGGTGACCAGTGCCGGGCAGGTGCTGGGCACGGCGGGCTACATGTCGCCGGAGCAGGTGCGCGGCCAGGCGGCGGACGCACGCTCGGATCTGTTTGCCCTGGGCGCGATTCTGTACGAAATGCTGACCGGCCGGCGCGCCTTCCAGCGTGACACTGCCGCGGAAACTATGACCGCGGTGCTCAAAGAGGAACCGGCGGAGATCACGGCGGCACCGGATACGCTGGCACCGGCGCTGCAGCGGGTGGTCGATCATTGCCTGGAAAAAGATCCGGCCGCGCGCTTTCAATCGGCGCGCGACCTCGAGTTTGCGCTGGCGGCGCTCACCGGCAGTTCCTCGACCCGCACCGCGGCGCTCGCCGCGCTGCCTGCCCCGCGCCGTCAGGTTCCGATGCTCGCCGCGGTGGCCCTCACCGCGGTGGTTGTGGGCCTGGCTGTGTTTTTCGCGATGCGCCCGGCGCCGTCGGCGCACTGGCATTTTACGGCGGTGACCAACTTTCCGGGCGTGCAGGCGCAGCCGGTGTTTTCGCCCGACGGCCGCTCGGTCGCCTTTACCTCGAACGAAGACGGCCATTACAACATCTACGTGGCGCTGCTGAGTGGTGGCACACCGGCGGAGGTCACGCACGGGCCGAACGCGAAGCAACATCCCGCCTGGTCGCCGGATGGCGCAACGCTCGCCTACGCGCGGCTGAACCACAGCGGCCTCTCGGATATCTGGGAAGTTCCGGCGCTGGGCGGCACGCCGCGCCGCGTGGTGCCCGATGCTGCCGAGCCCAGCTTCACGCGCGACGGCGACCTGGTGTACGAGCACGACGGCGCGGTGTGGGAGGCGAGCAGCGGCGGAGAAAATCCACACCAGATCGTGGGCATTCCTCCGGGCGATACCGAGGTGGTATACCCGCGCCTTTCCCCCGATGGCCGCTATGTCGCGTTTTCCACGGCCAACTATACCAGCGGACCCTACCGCGATCTTGCGGTGGCCAATCTGGCGAGCGGCAAAATCCGCGTGCTGACGACTACGGGGTTGGCCACCTCGCCCGTCTGGACACCCGACAGCCACACCATTTACTTCGCGTACAACGGCTCCGGGGCGATGAACCTTTGGAAGATCCACGTCGACGGCTCGGGCTTGCAGCAGATTACTTCCGGCGAAGGCGACGACGCCGACCTCGATATCTCCGCTGACGGAAAGCGGATCATCTTCGACACGATGCACGTCGGCATCGGGCTGGCCGAGGTCAATCTGCAAACGCCGGTCAATCAGCAAACGCCACAGATGCTGCACGTGGATCCCGCGCGCTGGCTGTGGGGCCCGCAGTATTCGCCCGACGGCAAGCGTTTGGCCTATTTCGCCGCACTTAAAGGAGTGGTCAGCGAGAGCATCGGCGTCGCCAATGCGGACGGATCGGGCGCAGTGCCGTTGGTCGAGGATCAGCGGGAAGATATCTTTCCGGTATGGAGCCAGGACGGCCAGAGCTTGTACTTTGTCTCCATGTACCCCCACGCCATTCGCACAGTCCCCGTTGCGGGCGGATCGCCGCGCACGTTGTATCGCTTACCGACGACAGCATCGTATTACCTGTCGGTTGGGCGTGATGGCAGGATTCTCTTCCAGAATGGCAACACCCTGGATGTACTGAACCCAGATGGCAAGGTTCAGGCGATCGGTGCTCTTCCCGCGGGTGCGGACCTGTTGGCCTGGTCGCCGGATCAGCGGCAGGTGGCCTATCGCCTTACGGCCCGCAGGGCGAATGATCCCGCTGCCGGCCTCTGGGTGACGGACTTGCATGCGCCGCCGCGGCAGATATTCCAGGGCTCAGTCAACCGTGCCGTGTCCGCCGCAGGCAGCCTGTACGTGCTGCAGGCGCAAGCTGACCTGGGCACCGTCCTGTGGAAGCTCTCCTGGGATGGCCGGGGCCGGACGCAGGTCTCAACCCGCATTGTGCCGCTCTGGGACGCGAATTACAATGACGTGGGCGTCGTGAATTACGTCGCAGTATCGCCGGATGGCAACCAGGCCGTCTTTCAGGACGAGCCCGGGCTGTCGGAAAACATTGGCCTGCTTACGCTAGCGTCTCCAAAGAGTCGGCAATAA
- a CDS encoding cold shock domain-containing protein, with translation MKEQGTVKWFNNAKGYGFITRMSGEDVFVHYTAIQGEGYRSLAEGQAVEFEVKQGPKGLLAEDVTVL, from the coding sequence GTGAAAGAGCAGGGAACTGTCAAGTGGTTCAACAATGCCAAGGGCTATGGCTTCATCACCCGCATGAGCGGTGAGGATGTCTTTGTGCATTACACAGCGATTCAGGGCGAAGGGTATCGTTCCCTGGCCGAGGGCCAGGCGGTGGAGTTCGAGGTCAAGCAGGGCCCCAAGGGTCTGCTGGCCGAAGATGTGACGGTACTGTAG